In one window of Panthera uncia isolate 11264 chromosome F2, Puncia_PCG_1.0, whole genome shotgun sequence DNA:
- the LOC125924295 gene encoding cysteine and histidine-rich protein 1 isoform X1, whose protein sequence is MAPKPWSEWSTTLSHLALGVVSLHAAVSTAQCTNGHLMCAGCFIHLLADARLKEEQATCPNCRCEISKSLCCRNLAVEKAVSELPSECGFCLRQFPRSLLERHQKEECQDRVTQCKYKRIGCPWHGPFHELTVHEAACAHPTKTGNELMEILDEMDQSHRKEMQLYNSIFSLLSFEKIGYTEVQFRPYRTDDFITRLYYETPRFTVLNQTWVLKARVNDSERNPNLSCKRTLSFQLLLKSKVTAPLECSFLLLKGPYDDVKISPVIYHFVFTNESNETDYVPLPIVDSVECNKLLAAKNINLRLFLFQIQK, encoded by the exons TGTACTAACGGTCACTTGATGTGCGCTGGCTGTTTTATCCACCTACTAGCAGATGCCCGGCTGAAGGAGGAGCAGGCCACGTGCCCTAACTGTCGTTGTGAGATCAGTAAGAGCCTCTGCTGCCGCAACCTGGCTGTGGAGAAAGCCGTGAGCGAGCTGCCCTCCGAGTGTGGCTTCTGCCTGCGCCAGTTTCCCCGCTCCCTCCTGGAGAGGCACCAGAAAGAGGAGTGCCAGGACAG GGTGACCCAGTGCAAATATAAGCGCATCGGCTGCCCGTGGCATGGCCCCTTCCACGAGCTGACGGTGCATGAGGCTGCGTGCGCCCACCCAACCAAGACGGGCAACGAGCTGATGGAGATCCTAGACGAGATGGACCAGAGCCACCGCAAGGAGATGCAGCTCTACAACAGCATCTTCAGCCTGCTCAGCTTTGAGAAGATCGGTTACACAG AGGTCCAGTTTCGGCCATACCGCACAGATGACTTCATCACGCGCCTGTACTACGAGACGCCAAGGTTCACGGTGCTGAACCAGACGTGGGTCCTGAAGGCACGCGTGAACGACTCGGAGCGGAACCCCAACCTGTCATGCAAGCGCACACTCTCCTTCCAGCTCCTCCTCAAGAGCAAGGTCACGGCGCCCCTGGAGTGCTCCTTCCTGCTGCTCAAGGGCCCGTACGATGATGTAAAGATCAGCCCCGTCATCTACCACTTTGTCTTCACCAACGAGAGCAACGAGACGGACTACGTGCCACTGCCCATCGTCGACTCTGTGGAGTGCAACAAGCTGCTAGCCGCCAAGAACATCAACCTGCGGCTCTTCCTGTTCCAGATACAGAAGTAG
- the LOC125924295 gene encoding cysteine and histidine-rich protein 1 isoform X2 — protein sequence MCAGCFIHLLADARLKEEQATCPNCRCEISKSLCCRNLAVEKAVSELPSECGFCLRQFPRSLLERHQKEECQDRVTQCKYKRIGCPWHGPFHELTVHEAACAHPTKTGNELMEILDEMDQSHRKEMQLYNSIFSLLSFEKIGYTEVQFRPYRTDDFITRLYYETPRFTVLNQTWVLKARVNDSERNPNLSCKRTLSFQLLLKSKVTAPLECSFLLLKGPYDDVKISPVIYHFVFTNESNETDYVPLPIVDSVECNKLLAAKNINLRLFLFQIQK from the exons ATGTGCGCTGGCTGTTTTATCCACCTACTAGCAGATGCCCGGCTGAAGGAGGAGCAGGCCACGTGCCCTAACTGTCGTTGTGAGATCAGTAAGAGCCTCTGCTGCCGCAACCTGGCTGTGGAGAAAGCCGTGAGCGAGCTGCCCTCCGAGTGTGGCTTCTGCCTGCGCCAGTTTCCCCGCTCCCTCCTGGAGAGGCACCAGAAAGAGGAGTGCCAGGACAG GGTGACCCAGTGCAAATATAAGCGCATCGGCTGCCCGTGGCATGGCCCCTTCCACGAGCTGACGGTGCATGAGGCTGCGTGCGCCCACCCAACCAAGACGGGCAACGAGCTGATGGAGATCCTAGACGAGATGGACCAGAGCCACCGCAAGGAGATGCAGCTCTACAACAGCATCTTCAGCCTGCTCAGCTTTGAGAAGATCGGTTACACAG AGGTCCAGTTTCGGCCATACCGCACAGATGACTTCATCACGCGCCTGTACTACGAGACGCCAAGGTTCACGGTGCTGAACCAGACGTGGGTCCTGAAGGCACGCGTGAACGACTCGGAGCGGAACCCCAACCTGTCATGCAAGCGCACACTCTCCTTCCAGCTCCTCCTCAAGAGCAAGGTCACGGCGCCCCTGGAGTGCTCCTTCCTGCTGCTCAAGGGCCCGTACGATGATGTAAAGATCAGCCCCGTCATCTACCACTTTGTCTTCACCAACGAGAGCAACGAGACGGACTACGTGCCACTGCCCATCGTCGACTCTGTGGAGTGCAACAAGCTGCTAGCCGCCAAGAACATCAACCTGCGGCTCTTCCTGTTCCAGATACAGAAGTAG
- the TONSL gene encoding tonsoku-like protein isoform X1 yields MNVERELRQLSKAKAKAQRSGQLRDEAALSHQLGELLASHGRYAEALREHQHELQLLESIDDPLGCAVAHRKIGERLAELEDYSAALKHQHRYLELARSLSNHTELQRAWATIGRTYLDIYDHCQSQDALLQAQTAFEKSLAIVDEKLQGTLTKRELSEMRTRLYLNLGLTFESLQQMAPCNDYFRKSIFLAEQNRLYEDLFRARYNLGAIHWRRGQHSQAMRCLEGARECARALRKELMESDCCVLISQIFQDLGDFLAAKRALKKAYRLGFQKPLQKAAICRTLKYVLAVVQLQQQLQESEASDPQRAMGICEQLGDLFSKAGDFPKAAEAYQKQLYFAELLSRPGPELAVIHVSLAATLGDMKDHRRAVSHYEQELRLRGGDALEEAKTWLNIALSREEAGDAYELLAPCFQKALSCAQQAKRPQLQRQVLQHLHSVQLRLQPQEAPGTEARLQELSVPRDQEEDEDKEEEGDGDTPEASDVELSESEGDAEGWSQQPEEDEELRACLGRQRVNKWNRRNDVGETLLHRACIEGRLGRVQDLVRQGHPLNPRDYCGWTPLHEACNYGHLDIVRFLLDHGAVVDDPGGQGCEGITPLHDALNCGHFEVAELLIERGASLTLRTTKGHSPLETLQQWVKLYGKDLDSETREKAVAMERLLRAGPSGRAPHGSQAPHALPRNHLFDPEVSPPSSPCPGPPGTSQARARVSLGQTVPAVTRPRRSRHKLASSSSSEGEDNPGPPRPNQKRPRHSVQPQQDKAWTPGSTSNREAAAASAPWVGVRGVGSAQSCHLGSGPPWGPGEATLQRPALIPEEECLASDWLEDDSPLLHSRQDGHLPRSPGSGDSTGRSASGSGNKSSSRPRARARQSRLPRLRSCGTRVRAGGDGSSAAEPPWSPDVSRASGPSGEKSPVVGQPSQGPSLPPPIRVRVRVQDSLFLIPVPHSREVHSVAWLADQAAQRYCQACGLLPRLVLRKEGALLAPQDPIPDVLQSNEEVLAEVTSWDLPPLADRYRRACQSLQQEEHQEVLQAMECQGSGPSFSACSLALRQTQLTPLLRALKLHAALRELHLAGNRLGDGCAAELLAALGTMPGLILLDLSSNHLGPEGLRQLATGLLGQTTLQNLEELDLSMNPLGDGSGQALAFILQACPSLSTLHLQACGFGPSFFLSHQAALGSAFQDAKHLKILSLSYNILGTSALAQALQSLPAHTLQRLELSSVAASKSDSDLVEPVVRFLTKEGCALTHLSLSANHLGDKAVRELSRCLPLCPSLISLDLSANPEIGRVGLEELLSALQVRPQGLSFLGLSGCAVQGPLGLGLWDRITTQLQELQLCSRRLSTEDRDALRQLLPGQPGSACTLDRGSQLFYRRL; encoded by the exons ATGAACGTGGAGCGCGAGCTTCGTC agCTGagcaaggccaaggccaaggcccaGAGAAGCGGGCAGCTGCGGGACGAGGCCGCCCTCTCCCACCAGCTGGGGGAGCTCCTGGCCAGCCATG GCCGCTACGCAGAGGCCCTGCGAGAGCACCAGCATGAGCTACAGCTCCTGGAGAGCATCGATGACCCTCTGGGCTGTGCCGTGGCCCACCGCAAGATCGGAGAGCGACTGGCTGAGCTGGAGGATTACTCAGCTGCCCTGAAG CACCAGCACCGCTACTTGGAGCTGGCCCGTTCCCTGTCTAATCATACTGAGCTGCAGAGGGCCTGGGCCACCATTGGCCGCACTTACCTGGACATCTATGACCACTGTCAGTCACAGGACGCCTTGCTGCAGGCACAGACTGCCTTTGAGAAGAGCTTGGCTATTGTGGACGAGAAGCTGCAGG GGACGCTGACCAAGCGAGAGCTGAGTGAGATGAGGACCCGACTCTACCTCAACCTGGGCCTCACTTTCGAGAGCCTGCAGCAGATGGCCCCGTGCAATGACTACTTCCGGAAGAGCATCTTCCTTGCCGA GCAGAACCGCCTCTACGAGGACCTATTCCGTGCCCGCTACAACCTGGGTGCCATCCACTGGCGCCGAGGGCAGCACTCCCAGGCCATGCGCTGCCTGGAGGGGGCCCGTGAGTGCGCACGTGCCCTGAGGAAGGAGCTCATGGAGAGCGACTGCTGCGTGCTCATCTCGCAG atctTCCAAGACCTGGGGGACTTTTTGGCTGCCAAAAGAGCCCTGAAGAAAGCCTACAGGCTGGGCTTTCAGAAGCCTTTGCAGAAGGCAGCGATCTGCCGGACCCTTAAATATG TGCTGGCAGTGGTCCAGCTGCAGCAGCAGCTGCAAGAGTCGGAGGCCAGTGACCCCCAGCGTGCCATGGGCATCTGCGAGCAGCTGGGGGACCTGTTCTCTAAGGCAGGCGACTTCCCCAAGGCGGCCGAGGCCTACCAGAAGCAG CTGTATTTTGCAGAGCTGCTAAGCAGGCCGGGGCCCGAGCTGGCCGTCATCCACGTGTCCCTGGCCGCCACCTTGGGAGACATGAAGGACCACCGCCGGGCCGTGTCCCACTATGAACAGGAGCTGAGGCTGCGTGGTGGCGACGCCCTGGAG gaGGCCAAGACCTGGTTAAACATTGCGCTATCCCGAGAGGAGGCCGGCGATGCCTATGAGCTGCTGGCACCATGCTTCCAAAAGGCTCTCAGCTGTGCCCAGCAGGCCAAGCGGCCCCAGCTGCAG AGGCAGGTCTTACAGCACCTCCACAGCGTGCAGCTAAGGCTGCAGCCCCAGGAGGCCCCTGGCACTGAAGCCAGGCTGCAGGAGCTGAGTGTGCCCAGAGACCAGGAGGAGGACGAGGataaggaggaggagggtgatgGTGACACCCCCGAGGCCAGCGACGTGGAGCTCTCGGAGAGTG AGGGTGATGCTGAGGGCTGGTCCCAGCAGCCAGAGGAGGACGAGGAGCTGCGGGCCTGCCTGGGCCGGCAGAGGGTGAACAAG TGGAACCGGCGCAATGACGTTGGGGAGACTCTGCTACACCGAGCTTGCATCGAGGGCCGCCTGGGTCGCGTCCAGGACCTTGTAAGGCAG GGCCACCCCCTGAACCCTCGGGACTACTGTGGCTGGACACCCCTGCATGAGGCCTGCAATTACGGGCATCTGG ACATTGTCCGCTTCCTGCTGGACCACGGGGCTGTGGTAGATGACCCAGGCGGCCAGGGCTGTGAAGGCATCACCCCTCTGCACGATGCCCTCAACTGCGGCCACTTCGAGGTGGCTGAACTGCTCATTGAACGGGGAGCGTCACTCACACTCCGAACCACGAAG GGGCATAGCCCGCTGGAGACACTGCAGCAGTGGGTGAAGCTGTATGGCAAGGATCTGGACAGCGAAACCCGAGAGAAGGCTGTTGCCATGGAGAGGCTGCTCCGGGCGGGCCCCTCAGGCCGAG CTCCCCACGGCTCCCAGGCTCCCCACGCTCTTCCACGTAACCATCTGTTTGACCCTGAGGTCTCTCCTCCCTCGAGCCCCTGTCCAGGACCCCCAGGGACCTCTCAGGCTCGTGCCAGGGTCTCTCTGGGGCAGACAGTTCCAGCTGTGACCAGGCCTCGGAGGAGCAGGCACAAACTGGCCAGCAGTAGCAGCTCAGAGGGTGAGGACAACCCAGGCCCCCCCCGACCGAACCAGAAGAGGCCCCGGCATTCTGTCCAGCCACAACAGGACAAAGCCTGGACGCCCGGATCCACCAGCAACCGGGAGGCGGCGGCAGCGAGTGCTCCCTGGGTGGGCGTCCGAGGCGTGGGCAGTGCCCAGAGCTGCCACCTGGGGTCCGGCCCACCTTGGGGTCCAGGCGAGGCCACCCTGCAACGGCCAGCGCTCATCCCTGAAGAGGAGTGTCTGGCCTCAGACTGGCTGGAGGACGACTCACCACTGCTCCACAGCCGCCAGGATGGCCATCTGCCCCGCTCCCCGGGCAGTGGTGACAGTACCGGTCGTAGTGCCTCGGGGTCAGGCAACAAGAGCTCCAGCAGGCCCCGGGCCCGGGCCAGGCAGAGCCGGCTGCCCCGTCTCAGGAGTTGCGGTACACGGGTCAGGGCAGGTGGAGACGGTAGCTCGGCTGCAGAGCCTCCATGGAGCCCGGATGTCTCCAGGGCCTCGGGGCCCAGTGGGGAGAAGAGCCCTGTGGTGGGCCAGCCCTCG cagGGTCCGTCTTTGCCCCCTCCCATCCGGGTGCGAGTGCGAGTTCAGGACAGTCTTTTCCTCATCCCCGTCCCACACAG CAGGGAGGTCCACTCTGTGGCCTGGCTGGCTGATCAGGCTGCCCAGCGCTACTGCCAGGCCTGTGGGCTGCTGCCGAGGCTCGTCTTGCGAAAGGAGGGAGCCTTGCTGGCCCCACAGGACCCCATCCCTGATGTGCTACAGAGCAACGAGGAG GTATTGGCTGAGGTGACTTCGTGGGACCTCCCGCCGCTGGCTGACCGCTACCGCAGGGCCTGCCAGAGCCTGCAGCAAG AGGAGCACCAGGAGGTGCTCCAGGCCATGGAGTGCCAGGGCTCGGGCCCCTCATTCAGCGCCTGCTCCCTGGCCCTGCGCCAGACCCAGCTCACCCCACTGCTGCGGGCCCTGAAGCTGCACGCGGCTCTCCGGGAGCTGCACCTGGCAGGGAACCGGCTGGGGGATGGATGTGCTGCTGAGCTGCTGGCCGCCCTGGGCACCATGCCTGGCCTGATTCTCCTTGATCTCTCTTCCAATCACCTGGGTCCTGAAGGCCTACGCCAGCTTGCCACAGGCCTCCTGGGGCAGACCACCTTGCAG AACTTGGAGGAGCTGGACTTAAGCATGAACCCTCTCGGGGATGGCAGTGGTCAGGCCCTGGCATTCATCCTGCAAGCCTGCCCCTCACTCAGTACCTTGCATCTCCAGGCCTGTGGCTTTGGCCCCAGCTTCTTTCTGAGCCACCAGGCAGCCCTAGGTAGTGCCTTCCAAG ATGCCAAGCACCTGAAGATACTGTCTCTGTCCTACAACATCCTGGGCACCAGTGCCTTGGCCCAGGCCCTGCAGAGCCTGCCCGCTCACACCCTCCAGCGCCTGGAGCTTAGCTCTGTGGCAGCTAGCAAGAGTGACTCAGACCTCGTGGAGCCTGTGGTCAGATTCCTGACTAAG GAAGGCTGTGCTCTGACTCACTTGAGCCTGTCTGCAAACCACCTGGGCGACAAGGCAGTGAGAGAACTGAGCAG ATGCcttcctctttgcccctcactCATTTCACTGGACCTGTCTGCCAACCCTGAGATTGGCCGTGTTGGCCTGGAGGAGCTCCTGTCTGCCCTCCAGGTGCGGCCccaaggcctcagtttccttggccTGTCAG GCTGTGCTGTCCAGGGCCCCCTGGGCCTGGGCCTTTGGGACAGGATCACTACGCAGCTCCAGGAGCTGCAGCTGTGCAGCAGACGCCTCTCCACCGAGGACCGTGACGCCCTGCGCCAGCTGCTGCCCGGCCAGCCTGGAAGTGCGTGCACACTGGACCGAGGGTCCCAGCTCTTCTACCGGCGCCTCTGA
- the TONSL gene encoding tonsoku-like protein isoform X2 gives MNVERELRQLSKAKAKAQRSGQLRDEAALSHQLGELLASHGRYAEALREHQHELQLLESIDDPLGCAVAHRKIGERLAELEDYSAALKHQHRYLELARSLSNHTELQRAWATIGRTYLDIYDHCQSQDALLQAQTAFEKSLAIVDEKLQGTLTKRELSEMRTRLYLNLGLTFESLQQMAPCNDYFRKSIFLAEQNRLYEDLFRARYNLGAIHWRRGQHSQAMRCLEGARECARALRKELMESDCCVLISQIFQDLGDFLAAKRALKKAYRLGFQKPLQKAAICRTLKYVLAVVQLQQQLQESEASDPQRAMGICEQLGDLFSKAGDFPKAAEAYQKQLYFAELLSRPGPELAVIHVSLAATLGDMKDHRRAVSHYEQELRLRGGDALEEAKTWLNIALSREEAGDAYELLAPCFQKALSCAQQAKRPQLQRQVLQHLHSVQLRLQPQEAPGTEARLQELSVPRDQEEDEDKEEEGDGDTPEASDVELSESEGDAEGWSQQPEEDEELRACLGRQRVNKWNRRNDVGETLLHRACIEGRLGRVQDLVRQGHPLNPRDYCGWTPLHEACNYGHLDIVRFLLDHGAVVDDPGGQGCEGITPLHDALNCGHFEVAELLIERGASLTLRTTKGHSPLETLQQWVKLYGKDLDSETREKAVAMERLLRAGPSGRAPHGSQAPHALPRNHLFDPEVSPPSSPCPGPPGTSQARARVSLGQTVPAVTRPRRSRHKLASSSSSEGEDNPGPPRPNQKRPRHSVQPQQDKAWTPGSTSNREAAAASAPWVGVRGVGSAQSCHLGSGPPWGPGEATLQRPALIPEEECLASDWLEDDSPLLHSRQDGHLPRSPGSGDSTGRSASGSGNKSSSRPRARARQSRLPRLRSCGTRVRAGGDGSSAAEPPWSPDVSRASGPSGEKSPVVGQPSGPSLPPPIRVRVRVQDSLFLIPVPHSREVHSVAWLADQAAQRYCQACGLLPRLVLRKEGALLAPQDPIPDVLQSNEEVLAEVTSWDLPPLADRYRRACQSLQQEEHQEVLQAMECQGSGPSFSACSLALRQTQLTPLLRALKLHAALRELHLAGNRLGDGCAAELLAALGTMPGLILLDLSSNHLGPEGLRQLATGLLGQTTLQNLEELDLSMNPLGDGSGQALAFILQACPSLSTLHLQACGFGPSFFLSHQAALGSAFQDAKHLKILSLSYNILGTSALAQALQSLPAHTLQRLELSSVAASKSDSDLVEPVVRFLTKEGCALTHLSLSANHLGDKAVRELSRCLPLCPSLISLDLSANPEIGRVGLEELLSALQVRPQGLSFLGLSGCAVQGPLGLGLWDRITTQLQELQLCSRRLSTEDRDALRQLLPGQPGSACTLDRGSQLFYRRL, from the exons ATGAACGTGGAGCGCGAGCTTCGTC agCTGagcaaggccaaggccaaggcccaGAGAAGCGGGCAGCTGCGGGACGAGGCCGCCCTCTCCCACCAGCTGGGGGAGCTCCTGGCCAGCCATG GCCGCTACGCAGAGGCCCTGCGAGAGCACCAGCATGAGCTACAGCTCCTGGAGAGCATCGATGACCCTCTGGGCTGTGCCGTGGCCCACCGCAAGATCGGAGAGCGACTGGCTGAGCTGGAGGATTACTCAGCTGCCCTGAAG CACCAGCACCGCTACTTGGAGCTGGCCCGTTCCCTGTCTAATCATACTGAGCTGCAGAGGGCCTGGGCCACCATTGGCCGCACTTACCTGGACATCTATGACCACTGTCAGTCACAGGACGCCTTGCTGCAGGCACAGACTGCCTTTGAGAAGAGCTTGGCTATTGTGGACGAGAAGCTGCAGG GGACGCTGACCAAGCGAGAGCTGAGTGAGATGAGGACCCGACTCTACCTCAACCTGGGCCTCACTTTCGAGAGCCTGCAGCAGATGGCCCCGTGCAATGACTACTTCCGGAAGAGCATCTTCCTTGCCGA GCAGAACCGCCTCTACGAGGACCTATTCCGTGCCCGCTACAACCTGGGTGCCATCCACTGGCGCCGAGGGCAGCACTCCCAGGCCATGCGCTGCCTGGAGGGGGCCCGTGAGTGCGCACGTGCCCTGAGGAAGGAGCTCATGGAGAGCGACTGCTGCGTGCTCATCTCGCAG atctTCCAAGACCTGGGGGACTTTTTGGCTGCCAAAAGAGCCCTGAAGAAAGCCTACAGGCTGGGCTTTCAGAAGCCTTTGCAGAAGGCAGCGATCTGCCGGACCCTTAAATATG TGCTGGCAGTGGTCCAGCTGCAGCAGCAGCTGCAAGAGTCGGAGGCCAGTGACCCCCAGCGTGCCATGGGCATCTGCGAGCAGCTGGGGGACCTGTTCTCTAAGGCAGGCGACTTCCCCAAGGCGGCCGAGGCCTACCAGAAGCAG CTGTATTTTGCAGAGCTGCTAAGCAGGCCGGGGCCCGAGCTGGCCGTCATCCACGTGTCCCTGGCCGCCACCTTGGGAGACATGAAGGACCACCGCCGGGCCGTGTCCCACTATGAACAGGAGCTGAGGCTGCGTGGTGGCGACGCCCTGGAG gaGGCCAAGACCTGGTTAAACATTGCGCTATCCCGAGAGGAGGCCGGCGATGCCTATGAGCTGCTGGCACCATGCTTCCAAAAGGCTCTCAGCTGTGCCCAGCAGGCCAAGCGGCCCCAGCTGCAG AGGCAGGTCTTACAGCACCTCCACAGCGTGCAGCTAAGGCTGCAGCCCCAGGAGGCCCCTGGCACTGAAGCCAGGCTGCAGGAGCTGAGTGTGCCCAGAGACCAGGAGGAGGACGAGGataaggaggaggagggtgatgGTGACACCCCCGAGGCCAGCGACGTGGAGCTCTCGGAGAGTG AGGGTGATGCTGAGGGCTGGTCCCAGCAGCCAGAGGAGGACGAGGAGCTGCGGGCCTGCCTGGGCCGGCAGAGGGTGAACAAG TGGAACCGGCGCAATGACGTTGGGGAGACTCTGCTACACCGAGCTTGCATCGAGGGCCGCCTGGGTCGCGTCCAGGACCTTGTAAGGCAG GGCCACCCCCTGAACCCTCGGGACTACTGTGGCTGGACACCCCTGCATGAGGCCTGCAATTACGGGCATCTGG ACATTGTCCGCTTCCTGCTGGACCACGGGGCTGTGGTAGATGACCCAGGCGGCCAGGGCTGTGAAGGCATCACCCCTCTGCACGATGCCCTCAACTGCGGCCACTTCGAGGTGGCTGAACTGCTCATTGAACGGGGAGCGTCACTCACACTCCGAACCACGAAG GGGCATAGCCCGCTGGAGACACTGCAGCAGTGGGTGAAGCTGTATGGCAAGGATCTGGACAGCGAAACCCGAGAGAAGGCTGTTGCCATGGAGAGGCTGCTCCGGGCGGGCCCCTCAGGCCGAG CTCCCCACGGCTCCCAGGCTCCCCACGCTCTTCCACGTAACCATCTGTTTGACCCTGAGGTCTCTCCTCCCTCGAGCCCCTGTCCAGGACCCCCAGGGACCTCTCAGGCTCGTGCCAGGGTCTCTCTGGGGCAGACAGTTCCAGCTGTGACCAGGCCTCGGAGGAGCAGGCACAAACTGGCCAGCAGTAGCAGCTCAGAGGGTGAGGACAACCCAGGCCCCCCCCGACCGAACCAGAAGAGGCCCCGGCATTCTGTCCAGCCACAACAGGACAAAGCCTGGACGCCCGGATCCACCAGCAACCGGGAGGCGGCGGCAGCGAGTGCTCCCTGGGTGGGCGTCCGAGGCGTGGGCAGTGCCCAGAGCTGCCACCTGGGGTCCGGCCCACCTTGGGGTCCAGGCGAGGCCACCCTGCAACGGCCAGCGCTCATCCCTGAAGAGGAGTGTCTGGCCTCAGACTGGCTGGAGGACGACTCACCACTGCTCCACAGCCGCCAGGATGGCCATCTGCCCCGCTCCCCGGGCAGTGGTGACAGTACCGGTCGTAGTGCCTCGGGGTCAGGCAACAAGAGCTCCAGCAGGCCCCGGGCCCGGGCCAGGCAGAGCCGGCTGCCCCGTCTCAGGAGTTGCGGTACACGGGTCAGGGCAGGTGGAGACGGTAGCTCGGCTGCAGAGCCTCCATGGAGCCCGGATGTCTCCAGGGCCTCGGGGCCCAGTGGGGAGAAGAGCCCTGTGGTGGGCCAGCCCTCG GGTCCGTCTTTGCCCCCTCCCATCCGGGTGCGAGTGCGAGTTCAGGACAGTCTTTTCCTCATCCCCGTCCCACACAG CAGGGAGGTCCACTCTGTGGCCTGGCTGGCTGATCAGGCTGCCCAGCGCTACTGCCAGGCCTGTGGGCTGCTGCCGAGGCTCGTCTTGCGAAAGGAGGGAGCCTTGCTGGCCCCACAGGACCCCATCCCTGATGTGCTACAGAGCAACGAGGAG GTATTGGCTGAGGTGACTTCGTGGGACCTCCCGCCGCTGGCTGACCGCTACCGCAGGGCCTGCCAGAGCCTGCAGCAAG AGGAGCACCAGGAGGTGCTCCAGGCCATGGAGTGCCAGGGCTCGGGCCCCTCATTCAGCGCCTGCTCCCTGGCCCTGCGCCAGACCCAGCTCACCCCACTGCTGCGGGCCCTGAAGCTGCACGCGGCTCTCCGGGAGCTGCACCTGGCAGGGAACCGGCTGGGGGATGGATGTGCTGCTGAGCTGCTGGCCGCCCTGGGCACCATGCCTGGCCTGATTCTCCTTGATCTCTCTTCCAATCACCTGGGTCCTGAAGGCCTACGCCAGCTTGCCACAGGCCTCCTGGGGCAGACCACCTTGCAG AACTTGGAGGAGCTGGACTTAAGCATGAACCCTCTCGGGGATGGCAGTGGTCAGGCCCTGGCATTCATCCTGCAAGCCTGCCCCTCACTCAGTACCTTGCATCTCCAGGCCTGTGGCTTTGGCCCCAGCTTCTTTCTGAGCCACCAGGCAGCCCTAGGTAGTGCCTTCCAAG ATGCCAAGCACCTGAAGATACTGTCTCTGTCCTACAACATCCTGGGCACCAGTGCCTTGGCCCAGGCCCTGCAGAGCCTGCCCGCTCACACCCTCCAGCGCCTGGAGCTTAGCTCTGTGGCAGCTAGCAAGAGTGACTCAGACCTCGTGGAGCCTGTGGTCAGATTCCTGACTAAG GAAGGCTGTGCTCTGACTCACTTGAGCCTGTCTGCAAACCACCTGGGCGACAAGGCAGTGAGAGAACTGAGCAG ATGCcttcctctttgcccctcactCATTTCACTGGACCTGTCTGCCAACCCTGAGATTGGCCGTGTTGGCCTGGAGGAGCTCCTGTCTGCCCTCCAGGTGCGGCCccaaggcctcagtttccttggccTGTCAG GCTGTGCTGTCCAGGGCCCCCTGGGCCTGGGCCTTTGGGACAGGATCACTACGCAGCTCCAGGAGCTGCAGCTGTGCAGCAGACGCCTCTCCACCGAGGACCGTGACGCCCTGCGCCAGCTGCTGCCCGGCCAGCCTGGAAGTGCGTGCACACTGGACCGAGGGTCCCAGCTCTTCTACCGGCGCCTCTGA
- the VPS28 gene encoding LOW QUALITY PROTEIN: vacuolar protein sorting-associated protein 28 homolog (The sequence of the model RefSeq protein was modified relative to this genomic sequence to represent the inferred CDS: deleted 1 base in 1 codon), translated as MFHGIPATPGMGAPGNKPELYEEVKLYKNAREREKYDNMAELFAVVKTMQALEKAYIKDCVTPNEYTAACSRLLVQYKAAFRQVQGAEISSIDEFCRKFRLDCPLAMERIKEDRPITIKDDKGNLNRCIADVVSLFITVMDKLRLEIRAMDEIQPDLRELMETMHRMSHLPPDFEGRQTVSQWLQTLSGMSASDELDDSQVRQMLFDLESAYNAFNRFLHA; from the exons ATGTTTCACGGGATCCCAGCCACTCCAGGCATGGGAG CCCCTGGAAACAAGCCGGAGCTATATGAG GAGGTGAAGCTGTACAAGAACGCCCGGGAACGGGAGAA ATATGACAACATGGCGGAGCTGTTTGCGGTTGTGAAGACAATGCAGGCTCTGGAGAAGGCATACATCAAGGACTGCGTCACCCCCAACGA GTACACTGCAGCCTGTTCTCGGCTCCTGGTCCAGTACAAAGCCGCCTTCCGGCAGGTTCAGGGCGCAGAAATCAGCTCCATTGATGAATTCTGCCGCAAGTTCCGT CTGGACTGCCCACTCGCCATGGAGAGGATCAAAGAGGACCGTCCTATCACCATCAAAGACGACAAGGGCAACCTGAACCGCTGCATTGCAGACGTGGTCTCG CTCTTCATCACGGTTATGGACAAACTGCGCCTGGAGATCCGTGCCATGGATGAG ATCCAGCCTGATCTGCGGGAGCTGATGGAGACCATGCACCGCATGAGCCACCTG CCCCCCGACTTCGAGGGCCGCCAGACCGTCAGCCAGTG GCTGCAGACCCTGAGCGGCATGTCGGCCTCTGATGAGCTAGATGACTCCCAGGTGCGCCAGATGCTCTTTGACCTGGAGTCGGCCTACAACGCCTTCAACCGCTTCCTGCATGCCTGA